The Xanthomonas sp. CFBP 8443 genome has a window encoding:
- a CDS encoding S41 family peptidase — protein sequence MRVVLSAALLLALAPLPSMAQSAGEQTPTAPTASADDPDATESATSRVPLDEIRRYVAVYNAVKEAYVDPVDDKKLMQSAIRGLLLDLDPHSTYFSKEDAEAFDEQATGAYDGIGVELLQLPDNTLKVVSPIDDTPAARAGVRSGDIIVAIDGKPISAVKAMEPLRGESGSKVVLTIVREKLDKPFDVTLTRQTIRVASVRSRMLEPGYGYIRISTFQADTGADFHKQLQQLQTQAGGKLRGLVLDLRSNPGGLLTAAVQVADDVLDKGTIVTTRGRISVSDSKFDATPGDVLNGAPMVALVDAGSASASEVLAGALRDNKRARIVGSRTFGKGSVQTVLPLDNGDSVKLTTARYYTPSGKSIQASGIVPDVVLRPEEGKDDADTPAVLADYSEATLPGHLHGDDEGAEGYSAGDVLPGDAPIAQALAELKQPGAVARAAAAKPAKAKPKAAAPTAAKPATLAPKTVAPKSDAPKADTPQAETPKVDPPRTDAPKTDTPAPPSGS from the coding sequence ATGCGCGTAGTCCTGTCCGCTGCCTTGTTGCTTGCCCTGGCGCCGCTACCGTCGATGGCGCAGAGCGCCGGCGAGCAGACGCCTACGGCCCCCACGGCCAGCGCCGACGATCCGGACGCCACCGAATCGGCCACCTCGCGCGTGCCGCTGGACGAGATCCGCCGCTACGTGGCGGTGTACAACGCGGTGAAGGAAGCCTACGTCGATCCGGTCGACGACAAAAAATTGATGCAGTCGGCGATCCGCGGCCTGCTGCTGGACCTGGATCCGCACAGCACCTATTTCAGCAAGGAAGACGCCGAGGCCTTCGACGAACAGGCCACCGGCGCCTACGACGGCATCGGCGTGGAATTGCTGCAGCTGCCGGACAACACGCTCAAGGTGGTCTCGCCGATCGACGACACTCCGGCCGCGCGCGCCGGCGTGCGCTCGGGCGACATCATCGTCGCCATCGACGGCAAGCCGATCAGCGCGGTCAAGGCGATGGAGCCGTTGCGCGGCGAATCCGGCAGCAAGGTGGTGCTGACCATCGTCCGCGAGAAGCTGGACAAGCCGTTCGACGTGACCCTGACCCGGCAGACCATCCGCGTGGCCAGCGTGCGCAGCCGCATGCTCGAGCCGGGCTACGGCTACATCCGCATCAGCACCTTCCAGGCCGATACCGGCGCGGACTTCCACAAGCAGCTGCAGCAGCTGCAGACGCAGGCCGGCGGCAAGCTGCGCGGCCTGGTGCTGGACCTGCGCAGCAACCCCGGCGGTCTGCTGACTGCGGCGGTGCAGGTCGCCGATGACGTGCTCGACAAGGGCACCATCGTGACCACGCGCGGACGCATCTCGGTCAGCGATTCCAAGTTCGACGCCACGCCCGGCGACGTGCTCAACGGCGCGCCGATGGTGGCGCTGGTCGATGCCGGGTCGGCCAGCGCCTCGGAGGTGCTGGCCGGCGCGCTGCGCGACAACAAGCGCGCGCGCATCGTCGGCAGCCGCACCTTCGGCAAGGGCTCGGTGCAGACCGTGCTGCCGCTGGACAACGGCGACTCGGTCAAGCTGACCACGGCGCGCTACTACACGCCCAGCGGCAAGTCGATCCAGGCCAGCGGCATCGTGCCGGACGTGGTGCTGCGCCCGGAAGAGGGCAAGGACGACGCGGACACGCCGGCGGTGCTGGCCGACTACAGCGAAGCGACGCTGCCCGGCCACCTGCACGGCGACGACGAAGGCGCCGAAGGCTACAGCGCCGGCGACGTGCTGCCCGGCGACGCGCCGATCGCGCAGGCGCTGGCCGAGTTGAAGCAGCCGGGCGCGGTGGCCAGGGCCGCCGCGGCCAAGCCGGCCAAGGCCAAGCCGAAGGCGGCCGCGCCGACGGCAGCGAAGCCGGCGACGCTCGCGCCCAAGACGGTGGCGCCGAAGAGCGACGCGCCGAAGGCCGATACGCCGCAAGCCGAAACACCGAAGGTCGATCCGCCCAGGACCGACGCACCCAAGACCGATACGCCGGCGCCGCCTTCGGGCAGCTGA
- a CDS encoding peptidoglycan DD-metalloendopeptidase family protein encodes MAAVALLLVAAQALAQNPREAERRLEKVRGELKSVAEERRELEGKRGDAARQLREADEKVATTGRSLAQTQQALRQHQQTLAELERKRDTLRAGLVRQRAELAQLLRAAYAIGGNAPLKLLLAQDRVADANRLLAYHRYLQRERAQRIATLTQELQALEQVQRDVAAQRQQLSAAQRQQQEQAATLQRDRKQRASLVSELDQRYQDRSEREKALGQDAKALETLLANLRAAAARAEAERRAAAKRAAAEQAAQAKAAAKNPSRGGSKVPPKVVASAPALKVGGLGWPLSGDLIARYGGKLPDGRTSNGVLIAAPAGSTITAVADGTVVFSDWMTGYGMILIVDHGNGYMSLYAHNDALLRDPGERVKRGDAVAKVGNSGGQGRPALYFELRRNGQPVDPSSWLQRR; translated from the coding sequence TTGGCGGCGGTCGCATTGCTGCTGGTCGCGGCACAGGCGCTGGCGCAGAACCCGCGCGAGGCCGAACGCCGGTTGGAGAAGGTGCGCGGCGAACTGAAGAGCGTGGCTGAGGAGCGGCGCGAGCTGGAAGGCAAGCGTGGCGACGCCGCACGCCAGTTGCGCGAGGCCGACGAAAAGGTGGCCACGACCGGACGCAGCCTGGCGCAGACCCAGCAGGCGCTGCGCCAGCACCAGCAGACCCTGGCCGAACTGGAGCGCAAGCGCGACACCCTGCGCGCCGGCCTGGTGCGGCAGCGTGCCGAACTGGCGCAGTTGCTGCGCGCGGCCTACGCGATCGGCGGCAATGCGCCGCTGAAGCTGCTGCTGGCGCAGGACCGGGTGGCCGACGCCAACCGGCTGCTGGCCTATCACCGCTATCTGCAGCGCGAGCGCGCGCAGCGCATCGCCACCCTGACCCAGGAGCTGCAGGCGCTGGAACAGGTCCAGCGTGACGTGGCGGCGCAGCGGCAACAGCTCAGCGCCGCGCAGCGCCAGCAGCAGGAACAGGCGGCGACGCTGCAGCGCGACCGCAAGCAGCGCGCCAGCCTGGTCTCGGAACTGGACCAGCGCTACCAGGACCGCAGCGAGCGCGAAAAGGCGCTGGGCCAGGACGCCAAGGCGCTGGAAACGCTGCTGGCCAACCTGCGCGCGGCGGCCGCGCGGGCCGAGGCCGAGCGCCGTGCGGCGGCCAAGCGCGCCGCGGCCGAGCAGGCCGCGCAGGCCAAGGCCGCAGCGAAGAATCCCTCGCGCGGCGGCAGCAAGGTGCCGCCCAAGGTGGTGGCGTCGGCGCCGGCGCTGAAGGTTGGCGGCCTGGGCTGGCCGCTGTCCGGCGATCTGATCGCGCGCTATGGTGGCAAGCTGCCCGACGGGCGCACCAGCAACGGTGTGTTGATCGCCGCACCGGCCGGCAGCACGATCACCGCGGTGGCCGACGGCACGGTGGTGTTCTCCGACTGGATGACCGGTTACGGCATGATCCTGATCGTGGACCACGGTAACGGCTACATGAGCCTGTACGCCCACAACGACGCGCTGCTGCGCGATCCCGGCGAGCGGGTCAAGCGCGGCGACGCGGTGGCCAAGGTCGGCAATTCCGGCGGCCAGGGGCGTCCGGCGCTGTATTTCGAATTGCGCCGGAACGGCCAGCCGGTGGATCCGTCGTCGTGGCTGCAGCGCCGCTGA
- a CDS encoding M28 family metallopeptidase, producing the protein MSRKLVLCLAAAAALTACKRETPAPAADAAPPPPAPVAAAAHAFTPEITPADFGELVKTLSSDEFEGRGPGTAGEDKTVAYIRDQMQRIGLQPGNGDSWFQDVAMTETTADPHTTLKLEQNGKPRELAFGTDMVIGTRTGQTEVKIDASDMVFVGYGVDAPEQKWNDYADQDWKGKTVVMFVNDPGFHTEDGSLFEGKRMTYYGRWTYKFEEAARKGAAAALIVHDTPGASYGWDVVKNSWSGAQYDLPAKDDPEPRIPAQGWITTETAKQLFADAGLDLAQAYKDASKRGFKPVPLKAKLSVDLKSTISEKKSRNVVGVLPGGSRADEAVLYMAHWDHLGKHEGEPGDNIYNGAVDNATGVAGILEVADAFAHQQPKPERSVVFLAVTLEESGLLGSKYYVAHPTFPLNKIAGVINLDAMPVAGRAKDLVVNGFGSSELEDLLKPIAAAQGRVLHAESSPQGGFYFRSDHFNFAKAGVPALYIDGGEDLIDGGIDAGKRAAEDYGKHRYHTAADQYDPATWKLEGVMDDLQAVYGVGKELAAGDAWPNWYPDNPFKAARDSMMGGAKPAPAAPGK; encoded by the coding sequence ATGTCCCGCAAGCTTGTGCTGTGCCTGGCCGCGGCCGCTGCGCTGACCGCCTGCAAACGCGAAACGCCGGCCCCAGCCGCCGATGCCGCACCGCCGCCGCCCGCTCCTGTGGCCGCGGCGGCCCACGCCTTCACTCCCGAGATCACCCCGGCCGACTTCGGCGAACTGGTCAAGACCCTGTCCTCGGATGAATTCGAAGGCCGCGGTCCGGGTACCGCCGGCGAGGACAAGACCGTCGCCTACATCCGCGACCAGATGCAGCGCATCGGCCTGCAGCCGGGCAACGGCGACAGCTGGTTCCAGGACGTGGCGATGACCGAGACCACAGCCGACCCGCACACCACGTTGAAGCTGGAGCAGAACGGCAAGCCGCGCGAGCTGGCATTCGGCACCGACATGGTGATCGGCACCCGCACCGGCCAGACCGAGGTCAAGATCGACGCCAGCGACATGGTGTTCGTCGGCTACGGCGTGGACGCGCCGGAGCAGAAGTGGAACGACTACGCCGACCAGGACTGGAAGGGCAAGACGGTGGTGATGTTCGTCAACGACCCCGGCTTCCACACCGAGGACGGCTCGTTGTTCGAAGGCAAGCGCATGACCTATTACGGGCGCTGGACCTACAAGTTCGAGGAAGCAGCGCGCAAGGGCGCGGCTGCCGCGCTGATCGTGCACGACACCCCCGGCGCCAGTTACGGCTGGGACGTGGTGAAGAACTCCTGGTCCGGCGCGCAGTACGACCTGCCGGCCAAGGACGATCCGGAACCGCGCATTCCCGCGCAGGGCTGGATCACCACCGAAACCGCCAAGCAGCTGTTCGCCGATGCCGGGCTGGATCTGGCGCAGGCGTACAAGGACGCGAGCAAGCGCGGCTTCAAGCCGGTGCCGCTGAAGGCCAAGCTGTCGGTGGACCTGAAGAGCACGATCTCCGAGAAGAAGTCGCGCAACGTGGTCGGCGTGCTGCCCGGCGGCAGCCGTGCCGACGAGGCGGTGCTGTACATGGCGCACTGGGATCACCTCGGCAAGCACGAAGGCGAGCCCGGCGACAACATCTACAACGGTGCGGTCGACAACGCGACCGGCGTCGCCGGCATCCTCGAGGTCGCCGACGCGTTCGCGCACCAGCAGCCCAAGCCGGAGCGCTCGGTGGTGTTCCTGGCGGTGACGCTGGAAGAGTCGGGCCTGCTCGGTTCCAAGTATTACGTCGCCCACCCGACCTTCCCGCTGAACAAGATCGCCGGCGTCATCAACCTCGACGCCATGCCGGTCGCCGGTCGCGCCAAGGACCTGGTGGTCAACGGTTTCGGCAGTTCCGAACTGGAGGACCTGCTCAAGCCGATCGCCGCTGCGCAAGGCCGCGTGCTGCATGCCGAATCCTCGCCGCAGGGCGGCTTCTACTTCCGCTCCGATCACTTCAACTTCGCCAAGGCCGGCGTGCCGGCGCTGTACATCGACGGCGGCGAAGACCTGATCGACGGCGGCATCGATGCCGGCAAGCGCGCCGCCGAGGACTACGGCAAGCACCGTTACCACACGGCAGCCGACCAGTACGATCCGGCCACCTGGAAGCTCGAAGGGGTGATGGACGACCTGCAGGCCGTCTACGGCGTCGGCAAGGAACTCGCCGCAGGCGATGCTTGGCCGAACTGGTATCCGGACAACCCGTTCAAGGCGGCCCGCGACAGCATGATGGGCGGCGCCAAGCCGGCGCCGGCCGCACCGGGCAAATGA
- a CDS encoding NAD(P)-dependent alcohol dehydrogenase, producing the protein MSQANGYAARASDQPLTPYAFERRATGPQDVSIEILYCGVCHSDLHTARNEWQNTQYPSVPGHEIVGRVTAVGDQVEAFKVGDLAGVGCMVDSCRHCASCADGEEQYCENGFVGTYNGPMFGGENTYGGYSDHIVVDQKYVLQIRHAEKDLAAVAPLLCAGITTYSPLNHWKVGPGKKVGIVGLGGLGHMGVKIAHAMGAHVVLFTTSASKKEDALRLGADEVVVSKLPEEMAAHNNSFDFILNTVAASHDLDAFLTLLKRDGTMTLVGAPAEPHPSPTVFNLIMKRRQLAGSLIGGIRETQEMLDFCAKHGIVSDIETIEMAQINEAYERMLKGDVKYRFVIDMASLEKAKQAA; encoded by the coding sequence ATGAGCCAAGCCAATGGATACGCCGCACGGGCGTCCGATCAGCCGCTGACCCCTTACGCGTTCGAACGCCGTGCGACCGGGCCGCAGGATGTCAGCATTGAGATCCTCTACTGCGGCGTCTGCCATTCCGACCTGCATACGGCACGCAACGAATGGCAGAACACCCAATACCCGTCCGTGCCGGGACATGAAATCGTCGGACGCGTGACCGCGGTCGGCGACCAGGTCGAGGCCTTCAAGGTCGGCGACCTGGCCGGCGTCGGGTGCATGGTCGATAGCTGCCGGCATTGCGCGTCCTGCGCGGACGGCGAAGAGCAGTATTGCGAGAACGGCTTCGTCGGTACCTACAACGGCCCGATGTTCGGTGGCGAGAACACCTATGGCGGTTACTCCGACCATATCGTGGTCGACCAGAAATACGTGCTGCAGATCCGTCATGCCGAAAAGGACCTCGCCGCGGTGGCACCGCTGCTGTGCGCCGGCATCACCACCTATTCCCCGTTGAACCACTGGAAGGTGGGACCGGGCAAGAAGGTCGGCATCGTCGGGCTGGGCGGTCTTGGCCACATGGGCGTGAAGATCGCGCACGCGATGGGCGCGCATGTGGTGCTGTTCACGACGTCGGCGAGCAAGAAGGAAGACGCGCTGCGCCTTGGCGCCGACGAAGTGGTGGTGTCCAAGCTGCCGGAGGAGATGGCGGCGCACAACAACAGCTTCGACTTCATCCTCAATACCGTCGCCGCGTCGCACGATCTGGATGCCTTCCTGACCCTGCTCAAGCGCGACGGCACCATGACCCTAGTCGGTGCACCCGCCGAGCCGCATCCGTCGCCGACCGTGTTCAACCTGATCATGAAGCGTCGGCAGCTGGCAGGCTCGTTGATCGGCGGCATCCGCGAGACCCAGGAGATGCTCGACTTCTGCGCGAAGCACGGCATCGTGTCCGACATCGAGACGATCGAGATGGCGCAGATCAACGAAGCCTACGAGCGCATGCTCAAGGGCGACGTGAAGTACCGTTTCGTCATCGACATGGCCAGCCTGGAGAAAGCCAAGCAGGCGGCCTGA
- a CDS encoding PepSY domain-containing protein: MPSKLSEAEVRAALTASGYSQVHDLKYDDGLWEAQAQTSTGQRVEVYADPTDGSVVSAQND; the protein is encoded by the coding sequence GTGCCGTCGAAGCTGAGCGAGGCGGAGGTACGCGCGGCGCTGACGGCGTCGGGGTACTCGCAGGTACACGACCTCAAGTACGACGACGGGTTGTGGGAAGCGCAGGCGCAGACGTCGACGGGTCAGCGGGTGGAGGTGTACGCGGACCCGACGGACGGCAGCGTGGTGAGCGCGCAGAACGACTGA
- the tyrS gene encoding tyrosine--tRNA ligase, with protein MSTIEESLALIGRGADEILKREELEARLRTGRPLRVKAGFDPTAPDLHIGHTVLLNKMRQFQQLGHQVIFLIGDFTGMIGDPTGKNVTRKPLTREDVLANARTYEEQVFKVLDRERTEVRFNSEWFGQMSAADMIRLAGQHTVARMLERDDFAKRYAAQQSIAIHEFLYPLVQGYDSVALKADVELGGTDQKFNLLMGRGLQEHYGQPAQIVLTMPLLEGLDGVNKMSKSLGNYIGISEPPIDIVTKTMKIGDELMWRWIELLSFEIGLNEAQELQQQVQAGSLHPREVKLRLARELTTRFHDAAAAEQAIVGWHAVVTGQGDTSALPLQQVTVPAEGLRIAALLTAAGLTASNSEASRKLKERAVRVAGEVVEDPQQNFAPGFEGVLQVGKRTFARVSLVSA; from the coding sequence TTGTCCACGATTGAAGAGTCTCTTGCCCTGATCGGCCGCGGTGCCGACGAAATCCTCAAGCGCGAAGAGCTGGAAGCGCGTTTGCGCACCGGCCGCCCGCTGCGCGTGAAGGCCGGTTTCGACCCGACCGCGCCGGACCTGCACATCGGCCACACCGTATTGCTGAACAAGATGCGCCAGTTTCAGCAGCTCGGCCATCAGGTGATCTTCCTGATCGGCGACTTCACCGGGATGATCGGCGACCCCACCGGCAAGAACGTCACCCGCAAACCGCTCACCCGCGAGGACGTGCTCGCCAACGCGCGCACCTACGAGGAGCAGGTGTTCAAGGTGCTGGACCGCGAGCGCACCGAAGTGCGCTTCAATTCCGAATGGTTCGGGCAGATGAGCGCCGCCGACATGATCCGCTTGGCCGGCCAGCACACGGTGGCGCGCATGCTCGAGCGCGACGACTTCGCCAAGCGCTACGCCGCGCAGCAATCCATCGCCATCCACGAATTCCTGTATCCGCTGGTGCAGGGCTACGACTCGGTAGCCCTGAAGGCCGACGTCGAGTTGGGCGGCACCGACCAGAAGTTCAACCTGCTGATGGGGCGCGGCCTGCAGGAGCACTACGGGCAGCCGGCGCAGATCGTGCTGACCATGCCGCTGCTGGAGGGCTTGGACGGGGTCAACAAGATGTCCAAGTCGCTGGGCAACTACATCGGCATCAGCGAACCGCCGATCGACATCGTCACCAAGACCATGAAGATCGGCGACGAGCTGATGTGGCGCTGGATCGAACTGCTGTCCTTCGAGATCGGCCTGAACGAGGCGCAGGAGCTGCAACAGCAGGTGCAGGCCGGCAGCCTGCACCCGCGCGAAGTGAAGCTGCGCCTGGCGCGCGAACTGACCACGCGCTTCCACGACGCGGCAGCGGCCGAACAGGCCATCGTCGGCTGGCACGCGGTGGTGACCGGGCAGGGCGACACCAGCGCACTGCCGCTGCAGCAAGTGACGGTGCCGGCAGAAGGGCTGCGGATCGCCGCGTTGCTGACCGCCGCTGGGCTGACTGCCAGCAACTCCGAGGCCAGCCGCAAGCTGAAGGAACGCGCAGTGCGCGTCGCCGGTGAAGTGGTCGAGGATCCGCAGCAGAACTTCGCGCCCGGATTCGAAGGTGTTCTGCAGGTGGGCAAGCGGACCTTCGCCCGCGTGAGCCTGGTCTCGGCTTAA
- a CDS encoding M23 family metallopeptidase: MQNSESDQERARKQRFQQRLHVLHDTALHRQLTQHFPTGRWTRRHWIHASLFATIGALVATIVPGFSNAIDVPLQTTHATLPLPLPPISLAQQQGVAGDSWQVVRIQPGQTLGAVFEQLDIPATVMHQVLDHPGTREALTKLRPGAEIGFDLPVAGSLRGIRFDRDATHRVELSLLGDDIREKVTERETSTRTAVISGEITSSLYVAARRAGLSPSAIATMTDEIFKYDIDFDKDLQPGDRFSVVMDETWREGERIDTSKILAATFTTRGKTYSGFRFEQNGKPAEYFDVTGRPLKKSFIRMPVSYSRISSTFGARKHPVLGTMRMHKGIDYAAPSGTPIMAAGDAKVQYVGTQRGYGNVVILDHGKGYSTLYGHMSRFGGIRAGQRINQGTVIGFVGMTGMATGPHLHYEFRVDGVQRNPASVTMPPPTPLAGAELAAFRAQTSPALARIQRVEKLIYADATPAKNDASPKKKKTVASAKPASNDAG, encoded by the coding sequence ATGCAGAACAGCGAAAGCGATCAGGAACGCGCGCGCAAGCAGCGCTTCCAGCAACGTCTCCATGTCCTCCACGACACCGCACTGCATCGGCAGCTGACCCAGCACTTCCCCACCGGCCGCTGGACGCGCCGCCACTGGATCCACGCCAGCCTGTTCGCCACCATCGGCGCGCTGGTGGCCACGATCGTGCCCGGCTTCTCCAATGCCATCGACGTGCCGCTGCAGACCACGCACGCGACGCTGCCGCTGCCGTTGCCGCCGATCTCGCTGGCCCAGCAGCAGGGCGTGGCCGGCGACAGCTGGCAGGTGGTGCGCATCCAGCCCGGGCAGACCCTGGGCGCGGTATTCGAGCAGCTCGACATCCCGGCCACGGTGATGCACCAGGTGCTGGATCACCCGGGCACCCGCGAGGCGCTGACCAAGCTGCGCCCGGGCGCCGAGATCGGCTTCGACCTGCCGGTGGCCGGCAGCCTGCGCGGCATCCGCTTCGACCGCGACGCCACTCACCGGGTGGAACTGTCGCTGCTCGGCGATGACATCCGCGAGAAGGTGACCGAGCGCGAGACCAGCACTCGCACTGCGGTCATCAGCGGCGAAATCACCAGTTCGCTGTATGTGGCCGCGCGCAGGGCCGGGCTGTCGCCGTCGGCGATCGCGACGATGACCGACGAGATCTTCAAGTACGACATCGACTTCGACAAGGACCTGCAGCCGGGCGACCGCTTCAGCGTGGTGATGGACGAGACCTGGCGCGAAGGCGAGCGGATCGACACCAGCAAGATCCTCGCTGCGACCTTCACCACCCGCGGCAAGACCTACAGCGGCTTCCGCTTCGAGCAGAACGGCAAGCCGGCCGAATACTTCGACGTCACCGGGCGGCCGCTGAAGAAGAGCTTCATCCGCATGCCGGTGTCCTACAGCCGCATCAGCTCGACCTTCGGCGCGCGCAAGCATCCGGTGCTGGGCACCATGCGCATGCACAAGGGCATCGACTACGCAGCGCCGTCCGGCACCCCGATCATGGCCGCCGGCGATGCCAAGGTGCAGTACGTCGGCACCCAGCGCGGCTACGGCAACGTGGTGATCCTGGACCACGGCAAGGGCTACAGCACGCTGTACGGGCACATGTCGCGCTTCGGCGGCATCAGGGCCGGCCAGCGCATCAACCAAGGCACGGTGATCGGCTTCGTCGGCATGACCGGCATGGCCACCGGTCCGCACCTGCACTACGAATTCCGCGTGGACGGGGTGCAGCGCAACCCGGCGTCGGTGACGATGCCGCCGCCCACGCCGCTGGCCGGTGCGGAGCTGGCCGCGTTCCGTGCGCAAACCTCGCCGGCGCTGGCCCGCATCCAGCGCGTGGAGAAGCTGATCTACGCCGACGCGACGCCGGCGAAGAACGATGCATCGCCGAAGAAGAAGAAAACCGTCGCCTCGGCCAAGCCGGCGTCCAACGACGCCGGCTGA
- a CDS encoding anhydro-N-acetylmuramic acid kinase — protein sequence MPEPTAIDDDALFLGLMSGTSADGIDAALVHFGADGRTQLRLGRTYAWTPRQREALIALGEGGDIDSLDTLGRLDAEVAIAFAEAALRLLEEAGIAPAAVRAIGSHGQTVRHRPLADPAFTWQLGDGNRIAELTGIATVCDFRRRDVAAGGHGAPLMPAFHAAMLGAAHEDRAVLNLGGIGNLTLLPAHGDVRGFDTGPANALLDAWCQRHLGQPYDAGGAFAASGQVDEGLLQRLLGDPWFALAPPKSTGREQFHLRWVDAQLAPAAHPAAAVQATLLELTAATVADALLAQQPATRQLLVCGGGVHNPLLLARLQARLPGVQVLSTQAMGLDPDYVEAMGFAWLARQTLAGRPGNLPSVSGARGPRILGAIHLA from the coding sequence ATGCCCGAACCGACCGCCATCGACGACGACGCCCTGTTCCTGGGCCTGATGTCCGGCACCAGTGCCGATGGCATCGACGCCGCGCTGGTGCACTTCGGTGCCGATGGCCGAACGCAGCTGCGCCTGGGCCGCACCTATGCCTGGACGCCGCGCCAGCGCGAGGCGTTGATCGCGCTGGGCGAAGGCGGCGACATCGATTCGCTGGACACGCTGGGCCGGCTCGATGCCGAAGTGGCGATCGCCTTCGCCGAGGCCGCGCTGCGCCTGCTCGAGGAAGCAGGGATCGCGCCCGCCGCGGTCCGTGCGATCGGCTCGCATGGGCAGACCGTGCGCCACCGGCCGCTGGCCGATCCTGCTTTCACCTGGCAACTGGGCGACGGCAACCGCATCGCCGAGCTGACCGGCATCGCCACGGTGTGCGATTTCCGCCGCCGCGACGTCGCCGCCGGCGGCCATGGCGCGCCGCTGATGCCGGCCTTCCATGCGGCGATGCTCGGCGCGGCGCACGAGGACCGGGCGGTGCTGAACCTGGGCGGCATCGGCAACCTGACCCTGTTGCCGGCGCACGGCGACGTCCGCGGCTTCGACACCGGCCCGGCCAACGCGCTGCTCGACGCGTGGTGCCAGCGCCACCTGGGCCAGCCCTACGACGCCGGCGGCGCCTTCGCCGCCAGCGGCCAGGTCGACGAGGGCCTGTTGCAGCGCTTGCTGGGCGATCCCTGGTTCGCGCTGGCCCCGCCCAAGAGCACCGGGCGCGAGCAGTTCCACCTGCGCTGGGTGGACGCGCAGCTGGCGCCGGCCGCGCACCCGGCCGCGGCGGTGCAGGCGACCCTGCTGGAACTGACCGCGGCCACCGTCGCCGATGCGCTGCTGGCGCAACAGCCGGCGACCCGGCAGCTGCTGGTGTGCGGCGGCGGCGTGCACAACCCGCTGTTGCTGGCGCGGCTGCAGGCGCGGCTGCCCGGCGTGCAGGTGCTGTCGACCCAGGCGATGGGCCTGGATCCTGACTACGTGGAGGCGATGGGCTTCGCCTGGCTGGCGCGGCAGACCCTGGCCGGGCGGCCCGGCAACCTGCCGTCGGTCAGCGGCGCGCGCGGGCCGCGCATCCTGGGCGCCATCCACCTGGCGTGA